TATCATCATCCGCAGCAGCTGCGCGCCGCCGATGCCGCGCAGCATGTCGTCGCCGGCCTGTTCGATGCCTATCGCGCCGATCCCGGCCGTCTGCCCGAGGCGTGGCGCACGACCCTGCCCGCGGCGGACCCCGACCGCAGCCGCCACATCGCCGATTTCATCGCCGGCATGACCGATCGCTATGCGATCGCCCGCTATCGCGAGCATGTCGGCCCGGTCGAGATGCCCGAGGGTTTTTGATCGCTGACCGCGTTCTGTCATGATAATGTCGCCAAACGCTAAAGCTGACAGCGAATCGTCTGGATTTCGCCGCAATCTGCTGCCAGCTTTGCCTGCGGTGGACGGATGCGTGGGGAAATCGCGTGCCGTCGGGCGGATATTGGGTTGCTAATGGGTAAGATGACGCCGTGGCCTGCCGCGCTCGTCGCGGATCAGGGCACGCCCCCGGTTCGGGTCTGCTTCTTCTTCAACGCGCAGCGCCATCAACTGCTGCACGGCATCTCGACCGCGGTCGAACTCGCCCGCATGCCCGGCTTCGACGTGTATGTCAGTTCCCCCAACGAAGGGCATATCGATTATGCGCGGCGGCTGGTGGCGCTGCTGGGGGGCGCACCGATCCGCTTCGAGGTGCTCAGCCCGCCGCTGCTGACCTTCTTCCGCAAGCGCAGCGGCCGTTCGGTCCCGCCCAAGCTGCTCGGCCTCGCTGCGGTCGCGCACCATCTGAACGGCTTCGATGCGATCGCTGTGCCCGAGCGCACCACGGTGCAGCTCAAGCGCGTCGGCGTCCGCGGGCCCCTCTACATCCATCTCGATCATGGCGCGGGCGATCGCGCCGCCGGGTTCGATCGTCGCATCCGCCATTTCGACATGGTGCTGATGGCGGGCGAGAAGCATCGCGAGCGGCTTGGCCGGGAGGGGCTGATCCACGAGGGCGGGCACGCGGTGGTCGGCTATCCGAAGTTCGACGCAGCGGATGCGATCCGCGATGCCGCCTGGGATCCGTTCGGCAATGGCCGGCCGACCGTGCTCTACAATCCGCATTTCTGCACGCTGGGCTCCTGGGCGAAATTCGGCGTGCCGCTGCTCGAAGCCTTTGCCCGGCAGCATCGCTACAATCTGATCGTGGCGCCGCATGTCCGCATGCTCGACAGCCGCGCCAAGCGCGCGCGCTGGCAGGCGCTGACGCAGCATTTCGCGGGCGCGCGCCACCTGCTGCTCGACCCGGGCAGCGACCGCGCGATCGACATGAGCTACACCAGCTTCGCCGACATCTATGTCGGTGACGTCAGCAGCCAGGTCTATGAATTCCTGCGCACGCCCAAGCCCTGCCTGTTCCTCGACGCGCAGGGCATCGACTGGCAGAACGACGAGAATTACGGCCATTGGCGCTTCGGGCCGGTCGAGCATTCCGCCGCGGATCTGGTCGGCGCGGTCGACGCCGCGGTCGCCAGCCACGGCGCCTATCGCGCCGCGCAGTTGGAGGGCTTCAACGCCACCTTCTCCGCCGACGCCCTCTCTCCTTCCGAGCGCGCGGCCGAGGCGATCGGCGATTTCCTGCACATGCGGTTGCGCGGCGGCGCGGTGGCACGGCCGGCGGTACGCCGCCTCCAGCGCGCTGCCGCGGTTGCGCTGATGCTGGGCGCCGGCAGCGCCGAACAGGGCGCAATGACCGCCCGCGCCGCCGACGGCAGCGCGGTGCACGCGGAACCCGATCAGGGCGTCGCGTAGAAACGGCCCGTCGTCGCCGGGCCGGGTCTTCAATCCGCCAGCTTGACCTTCGCCGTTACCGACAACCCCGGCCTGAGCCGGTCCACCGCGCCTTGCCCGGGCTCGAAGCGGATCCGCACCGGCACGCGCTGGACGATCTTGGTGAAGTTCCCCGTCCCCGGCTCGAACGGCAGCAGCGCGAAGGTGGAGCCCGATCCCGGCGCGAAACTCTCGACGCGTCCCTTCAGCGCCGGCCCACCGATCGCATCGACGTCGATCGACACCGGCTGGCCCGCCCGCATGTCGCGGGTCTGGGTCTCCTTGAAATTGGCGGTCACGTAGAGCGCGTGGAGCGGCACCAGGGTCAGCAGGCGGGTGCCGGGCTGGACATAGTCGCCGATGCGGACCTGGCGGTTGCCGACCACGCCGTCGATGGGCGCGCGGACCAGGCTGTGGCGCTGGTCCTGCCGGGCGAGGTCGAGCGCGGCGGCGGCGCGCTGGCGGGCGGCTTCGGCCTGCAGCAGCGCGGCTTCCAGCATCGGCCGGCGCGCGGCGGTGACGCCGGCCTCGCTCTGCGAAACGACGAGTTGCGCGCGGGCGCGGGCGGCGGCCTGCTCGGCGTCGATCGCAGTGGTCCGATAGACGTCCGCATCGCGCTGCGCGACCGCGCCGGTCGCGACCAGCGCCTCGTAGCGCCGGCGATCGGCGCCGGCGCGATCGGCTTCGGCGATCGCCGAGCGGATGGTGGTTCGCGTCGAGACCACACCCGCCGCCGCCAGCCTTTGCTCGGCTGCGAGATGGCCAAGCGCCGCACGCGCGGCGGCGACATTGGCCTCGGCATCGGCGAGGTCGGCGGTGGCCGAGGCGAGCTTCGCGTCGAACTCTTCGGCGTCGATCCGGACCAGCGGATCCCCGGCGCGAACCCGCTGATTGTCTTTCACCAGCACCGCTGCAACCAGCCCGCGCACCTTGGGCGCCACCGTCGTCGCGTCCGCGGCGACATAGGCGTCGTCGGTCGACTCGGCGGAAGGCGCGGCGGTGATCCACGCGGCTCCGCCCAGCGCCACCGCCAGCGCGATGCCGGAAGCCACCCATATGCGGGGTATCCGCCGGCGCGGCATCGCGCTGGCGGTCGCTGCCGCACCGTCCGGCGCTGCCGCATCTTCGTGCCGCAGTTCGACCACCCGGTCCTCGATCTTCGTGCTCATGCGATGCCACCCCGAATGACGGTGCTTGATGATATGATGATCGCAATATATATGATACTCATCATTTGTCCAGTATGGAGACGCGGGTGGGGATGGCAGCTTCGGGCGCGGCATCGGGATCGGGGTGGCTGGCGGGGTTGTCGCAGGATTGGTCCGCCGATCCGGCGGCGATGCCCACCGCGCGCAAATATCTGATCTTCGGGGTGATGGCGTTCGGCCAGTTCATGGCGCTGTTCGACATCCAGATCGTCTCGGCCTCGTTGTCGGATGTGCAGGCCGGGTTGGCGGCGGGGCCGGACGAGGTGAGCTGGGTGCAGACCGCCTATCTGATGGCCGAACTCGTGATGATCCCGCTTTCCGCCTATCTGGCGCGGGCGATGTCGACGCGCTGGCTGTTCATGCTGTCGGCGGGACTGTTCACCGCCTCCAGCCTGTTGTGCGGGCTCGCCTGGAACATGGAATCGATGATCGCCTTCCGCGCGCTGCAGGGCTTCACCGGCGGCGCGATGGTGCCCCTGGTGTTCGCGGTGGGCTTCACCCTGTTCACCGGCAAGCAGCGCGCGATGATCCCGGCAATCCTCGGCACCGTCGCGGTGATCGCGCCGACATTGGGGCCGACGGTCGGCGGCCTGATCACCCAGGCGTTCGACTGGCGCTGGCTGTTCTTCATCAACATCGTGCCGGGCATCGTCGTCACCGCGCTCTCCGCGCTGATCCTGCGCGTCGATCGCGCCCAGCCGGCGATGTTCGCGCGGATCGACTGGAGCCACTTCATCGCGATGGCGGTGTTCCTCGGCGGGCTGCAGTTCGTGCTGGAAGAAGGGCCGCGCAACGACTGGTTCGGCGACCCGGAGATCGCGATCGGCGCCTGGCTCTCCTTCGTCGCCTTCCTGCTGTTCCTCGAACGCGCCTTCTTCTCGAAGAATCCGATTGTGACCTTGAAGCCGTTCCGGCGGCCGATCTTCGTCTTCGCATGCCTGTTCAGCCTCGTCATCGGTTTCGGCATGTATGCCTCGATCTATCTGATCCCGGTCTATCTGGCGCGGGTGCGCGGGTTCGACAGCCTGCAGATCGGCACGACCGTGTTCGTCGTCGGCATCGCGCAGATCGCGAGCACCTTCATCGCGGCCTCGCTCAGCCAGCGGATCGACATGCGCTGGATGATCGCGGTGGGCCTCACCCTGTTCGCGTGGAGCCTGTGGCTGACCTCGCACATGACGAGCGAATGGGGGTTCTGGGAACTCGTCTTCCCGCAGGCGGTGCGCGGTCTGGCGCTGATGCTGTGCATCGTCCCCAGCGTGAACATGGCGCTCTCCGCCTTTCCGCCGGCCGAGCTCGGCGCGGCATCGGGGCTGTTCAACCTGATGCGC
The window above is part of the Sphingomonas sanxanigenens DSM 19645 = NX02 genome. Proteins encoded here:
- a CDS encoding HlyD family secretion protein, translating into MSTKIEDRVVELRHEDAAAPDGAAATASAMPRRRIPRIWVASGIALAVALGGAAWITAAPSAESTDDAYVAADATTVAPKVRGLVAAVLVKDNQRVRAGDPLVRIDAEEFDAKLASATADLADAEANVAAARAALGHLAAEQRLAAAGVVSTRTTIRSAIAEADRAGADRRRYEALVATGAVAQRDADVYRTTAIDAEQAAARARAQLVVSQSEAGVTAARRPMLEAALLQAEAARQRAAAALDLARQDQRHSLVRAPIDGVVGNRQVRIGDYVQPGTRLLTLVPLHALYVTANFKETQTRDMRAGQPVSIDVDAIGGPALKGRVESFAPGSGSTFALLPFEPGTGNFTKIVQRVPVRIRFEPGQGAVDRLRPGLSVTAKVKLAD
- a CDS encoding DHA2 family efflux MFS transporter permease subunit, with the protein product MAASGAASGSGWLAGLSQDWSADPAAMPTARKYLIFGVMAFGQFMALFDIQIVSASLSDVQAGLAAGPDEVSWVQTAYLMAELVMIPLSAYLARAMSTRWLFMLSAGLFTASSLLCGLAWNMESMIAFRALQGFTGGAMVPLVFAVGFTLFTGKQRAMIPAILGTVAVIAPTLGPTVGGLITQAFDWRWLFFINIVPGIVVTALSALILRVDRAQPAMFARIDWSHFIAMAVFLGGLQFVLEEGPRNDWFGDPEIAIGAWLSFVAFLLFLERAFFSKNPIVTLKPFRRPIFVFACLFSLVIGFGMYASIYLIPVYLARVRGFDSLQIGTTVFVVGIAQIASTFIAASLSQRIDMRWMIAVGLTLFAWSLWLTSHMTSEWGFWELVFPQAVRGLALMLCIVPSVNMALSAFPPAELGAASGLFNLMRNLGGAVGIAMVNTWLQDDTRIAAARLGEALGHHATSASGQLQALAARLAATIPDPAEAQLTASAVFARIVGREALTLAFDDVFRLMAWMFLAALAIVPFCRPAPGATPPPADAGAH